Proteins encoded together in one Procambarus clarkii isolate CNS0578487 chromosome 11, FALCON_Pclarkii_2.0, whole genome shotgun sequence window:
- the LOC138363565 gene encoding uncharacterized protein encodes MTPGLSEDLLEVNDARKTAVINNELCRLQMNIAALQEIRLPATGSIREKNFTFCWQGNPPEEVREHGVSFAIRNRLLGSIVPPTEESARIIKLQLHTAAEMVSLISIYAPTLTSSTEGKDEFFDDLGLTLRHTSARATVMGDFNARVGSDHSSWPSCLGQTAPLKSATGEIIKDRDEQMNRWMEHYSEFYSSENLVSVEALDAIECLPIMEELDLEPTVEEVEKTLDLLSLGKAPGDDRIPTDVLKCARGTLKTELHELLCQCWREGSVTQDKRDANIITLYKNNGSDGNLYNLYRLRAKTKVQMQVLRVFPFADDA; translated from the exons atgacaccgggtctctcggaagatctactggaagtgaacgacgcccgcaagacagctgtgatcaacaatgaactatGCAGGCTCCAGATGAACATAGCCGCCCTGCAGGAGATACGTCTGCCCGCGACCGGCAGCATACGGGAGAAGAACTTTACCTTCTGCTGGCAGGGCAAcccaccagaagaggtaagggagcatggcgttagctttgccatcaggaacaggttgttagggtccatagtaccgcccacggaggagtctgcaaggatcatcaaacttcagcttcatacagcagcagAAATGGTGAGCCTCATCAGCATCtacgcaccaacactgacctcctctaccgaagGGAAGGACGAGTTCTTTGATGATCTTGGTCTAACTCTGAGACATACCTCAGCAAGAGCCACtgtcatgggagattttaatgcaagagttggttctgatcacagctcttggccttcctgcctgggcca gacggctcctctgaagtcagccactggagagatcattaaagaccgtgatgaacagatgaatcgctggatGGAACATTACTCCGAATTCTACTCCAGtgagaacttggtcagcgtagaagccttggatgcaatcgagtgcctgcccatcatggaagaacttgaccttgaaccgactgtggaagaagttgagaaaacACTGGATTTACTATCCTtagggaaggccccaggagacgacaGGATTCCGACTGAtgttctcaagtgcgctcgtggaacacttaaaactgagcttcatgaacttctgtgccagtgctggagggaaggCTCGGTGACACAAGACAagagagatgcaaacatcatcactctctacaaaaataacg GATCTGATGGAAATCTCTATAATCTAtacagactccgagcaaagacgaaAGTACAGATGCAAGTCCTCAGGGTGTTCCCCTTCGCCGACGATGCatag